From a region of the Impatiens glandulifera chromosome 4, dImpGla2.1, whole genome shotgun sequence genome:
- the LOC124935838 gene encoding ras-related protein RABA1f-like, whose amino-acid sequence MGAYRADDDYDYLFKVVLIGDSGVGKSNLLSRFSRNEFSLESKSTIGVEFATRSIQVDDKIVKAQIWDTAGQERYRAITSAYYRGAVGALVVYDVTRHVTFENVARWLKELRDHTDTNIVIMLVGNKADLRHLRAVSSEDAKAFVEREKTFFMETSALEALNVEDAFTEVLTKIYHVVVRKALDIGGDPAALPKGQTINIGSRDDVSAVKQGGCCSS is encoded by the exons ATGGGGGCGTATAGAGCAGACGACGATTACGATTACTTGTTCAAGGTGGTTCTGATCGGAGATTCTGGCGTCGGAAAATCAAACCTCTTATCTAGGTTTTCACGAAACGAATTCAGCCTTGAGTCCAAATCTACCATCGGCGTTGAATTTGCCACTCGCAGCATTCAGGTCGACGATAAGATCGTTAAGGCCCAGATTTGGGATACCGCCGGTCAAGAAAG GTATCGTGCAATCACAAGTGCATACTATAGAGGTGCAGTTGGTGCTCTTGTTGTGTATGACGTTACCCGTCATGTAACATTTGAAAACGTGGCGAGATGGCTTAAGGAGCTTCGTGACCATACGGACACAAACATTGTGATCATGCTTGTAGGAAACAAAGCAGACTTACGCCACCTTAGAGCCGTGTCTTCTGAAGATGCCAAGGCTTTTGTGGAAAGAGAGAAAACATTCTTCATGGAAACTTCAGCATTGGAAGCATTGAATGTAGAAGATGCTTTTACTGAAGTTTTGACAAAGATCTATCATGTTGTTGTTAGGAAGGCTCTTGATATTGGAGGTGATCCGGCTGCTTTGCCTAAAGGACAGACAATAAACATTGGAAGTAGAGATGATGTGTCGGCTGTCAAGCAAGGTGGGTGTTGCTcctcataa